The Malus domestica chromosome 13, GDT2T_hap1 genome includes a window with the following:
- the LOC103453287 gene encoding uncharacterized LOC103453287 (The RefSeq protein has 4 substitutions compared to this genomic sequence) — MLGLANNVAAKVASVVTTTHQHITGDHELSLFTMSDQKILEQIYGTHVHADESFDDDSLFGITENILKRATQIVDKIVQGTQVHVENIEENTPKAGFSAPLCTLKSIASEMQCKPPSEEVAHNTTLAILNKLSSYSWEAKAVLTLAAFAMEYGEFWLLAQLQESDRLAKSIAILKRVPVLLKPSDLHKKRQAVLELNNLIKATLQVIECIDQFDKLSSYDPKDVPALALAMDHIPVDVYWAVATVVACATKITILTCNEDKEHDLAPFAQKIHYVLNKLKIQLIVCRKQIEEAETYRRLRKIFRTPTEIMEVFKALIFTKENVQPLVDGSTKQMVKIDILRKKNVLLFISSLDISDDDISILKPIYDMIKKDNQHKIVWIPIVEHWTDDRRKKFESLRNKMPWYTVQISAPVAGIRFIKEEWSFKGKPTLVVMNPQGKVEHPNALHMIRVWGVNAFPFTKATEEELSHGHGDKWIGTVVQGVSQSVTIKEDKYIFFYGGKDNGWIQEFTKKATALANDPIFKEAKIHIELFCVGKGSKGEDDHGILGKFWTGIESLFFTKVHRPADQVGQEVQKLLSYKNESGWAVLSKGHSVVLTGHGVSILRVVEDFDKWKDHVKERGFEFCFKSYHERVRTVSRPCCRLDIPGSTGKVPDTMKCPDCHRSMETFISYKCCHIDGPTAHH, encoded by the exons ATGCTAGGTCTAGCAAACAATGTGGCTGCCAAGGTGGCCTCAGTAGTTACCACTACTCATCAACACATTACTGGCGATCATGAGCTTAGCCTATTTACCATGTCTGACCAGAAAATCTTGGAACAAATTTATGGTACTCATGTTCATGCTGATGAATCCTTTGATGATGATTCTCTTTTCGGCATCACCGAAAATATCCTTAAGCGTGCTACCCAAATTGTTGACAAAATTGTGCAG GGTACCCAAGTGCACGTGGAGAACATAGAGGAGAACACACCCAAAGCAGGCTTCAGTGCACCATTGTGCACACTAAAGTCCATAGCCAGCGAG ATGCAATGCAAGCCTCCTAGTGAGGAAGTTGCCCACAACACAACCCTGGCCATACTGAACAAGCTATCAAGCTATTCATGGGAAGCAAAGGCAGTGCTGACTCTAGCAGCTTTTGCCATGGAATACGGGGAGTTCTGGCTCCTCGCCCAGCTTCAAGAATCAGACCGACTCGCCAAATCAATTGCAATCCTGAAGCGAGTCCCCGTGCTCCTCAAGCCCTCGGACCTGCACAAGAAAAGACAAGCAGTGCTTGAACTTAACAATCTGATCAAGGCCACATTGCAAGTGATTGAGTGCATCGACCAATTCGATAAGCTTTCCAGCTACGACCCAAAAGATGTCCCAGCGTTGGCGCTAGCAATGGACCATATTCCAGTTGATGTGTACTGGGCTGTTGCCACTGTTGTTGCTTGTGCAACTAAGATCACCATCCTCACCTGTAATGA GGACAAGGAGCATGATCTAGCCCCATTTGCTCAAAAAATTCACTATGTCCTAAACAAGCTTAAGATCCAGCTTATTGTCTGCAGAAAACAAATTG AGGAGGCAGAGACTTACCGGAGGCTAAGGAAAATCTTCCGAACTCCTACTGAAATCATGGAGGTTTTCAAGGCCCTGATTTTTACCAAGGAAAATGTCCAGCCGCTCGTTGATGGTTCTACTAAACAAATG GTTAAAATCGATATCCTGAGGAAGAAGAATGTGTTGTTGTTCATTTCAAGCCTAGACATCTCTGATGATGATATCTCAATCCTCAAGCCCATCTATGATATGATAAAGAAAGACAATCAGCACAAGATTGTGTGGATTCCGATTGTGGAGCATTGGACCGATGACCGCCGAAAGAAGTTTGAGAGCCTCCGAAATAAGATGCCATGGTACACAGTGCAGATCTCGGCACCTGTAGCAGGCATCAGATTCATCAAGGAGGAGTGGAGCTTCAAGGGTAAGCCCACACTAGTGGTGATGAACCCACAAGGAAAGGTCGAACATCCCAACGCTCTCCACATGATTAGGGTTTGGGGAGTCAATGCTTTCCCTTTCACAAAGGCAACTGAAGAAGAGCTCTCACATGGTCACGGAGATAAATGGATTGGCACTGTTGTCCAAGGGGTTAGCCAATCTGTTACG ATCAAAGAGGACAAGTATATTTTCTTCTATGGTGGCAAAGACAATGGTTGGATTCAAGAgttcacaaagaaagcaactgCCCTTGCAAATGACCCCATCTTCAAGGAAGCAAAGATTCAAATCGAGTTGTTCTGCGTGGGAAAAGGAAGCAAGGGGGAAGATGACCATGGCATCCTCGGGAAGTTCTGGACTGGCATCGAAAGCTTgttcttcaccaaggttcacaAGCCAGCCGACCAAGTCGGTCAAGAAATCCAGAAGCTACTTTCTTACAAAAACGAAAGTGGATGGGCTGTGCTCAGCAAAGGGCATTCTGTGGTGCTCACCGGCCACGGTGTCTCGATCTTGAGGGTGGTAGAGGACTTTGACAAATGGAAGGACCATGTGAAAGAGAGTGGCTTTGAGTTTTGCTTCAAGTCATACCATGAGAGGGTTCGCACTGTGAGTCGACCTTGCTGCCGCCTTGATATTCCGGGCTCTACCGGGAAGGTTCCAGACACCATGAAGTGTCCTGATTGCCACCGGAGCATGGAGACTTTCATCAGTTACAAGTGTTGCCACATTGATGGTCCTACTGCACATCACTAA